A window of the Candidatus Paraluminiphilus aquimaris genome harbors these coding sequences:
- the miaB gene encoding tRNA (N6-isopentenyl adenosine(37)-C2)-methylthiotransferase MiaB, producing the protein MSTTTRSKVFIQTHGCQMNEYDSARMSDLLRESHGMERTDNAEEADVLLLNTCSIREKAQEKVFHQLGRWKSIKAKRPDVVIGVGGCVASQEGEAISERAPYVDLIFGPQTLHRLPEMLETRNEKDSAVVDISFPEIEKFDRLPQPSSDSATAFVSIMEGCSKYCTFCVVPYTRGEEVSRPVDDVIAEIAHLASSGVKEVNLLGQNVNAYRGENHLGEIVDFAELLGLVNLVPGVERIRYTTSHPVEFSDALIEAYRDIPALVDHLHLPVQSGSDRILMAMKRGHTAIEYKSKIRALRKIRPNISLSSDFIIGFPGETEQDFHATMKLIEEVGFDTSFSFIYSARPGTPASDLQDETPEDVKKKRLHLLQSRINQQAMEISRRMVGTTQRILVTGVSKKDPGRLAGRTENNRVVNFTSLDHDLIGEFATVDIVDALPNSLHGVLVS; encoded by the coding sequence GTGAGCACAACAACACGATCAAAAGTCTTTATCCAGACCCATGGTTGCCAAATGAACGAATACGACTCTGCGCGAATGAGCGACTTATTGCGCGAGAGCCACGGCATGGAGCGAACGGATAACGCAGAAGAGGCCGATGTGCTTTTGCTGAACACCTGCAGCATTCGTGAAAAAGCGCAGGAAAAAGTATTTCATCAACTCGGCCGCTGGAAATCGATAAAAGCCAAGCGCCCCGATGTGGTCATTGGTGTCGGCGGCTGCGTCGCGAGCCAGGAGGGCGAGGCCATTAGCGAGCGAGCGCCCTATGTCGACTTAATATTTGGCCCTCAGACACTCCATCGACTGCCTGAGATGCTCGAAACGCGCAATGAGAAAGACAGTGCCGTAGTCGATATTTCGTTCCCGGAGATAGAAAAGTTCGATCGGCTACCTCAGCCGTCAAGCGACAGCGCAACAGCGTTCGTATCGATTATGGAAGGATGCAGTAAGTACTGCACATTTTGCGTCGTCCCTTACACACGAGGCGAAGAGGTATCGCGTCCAGTGGATGATGTCATTGCCGAGATTGCACACCTCGCATCGTCTGGGGTGAAAGAGGTCAATCTCTTGGGTCAAAACGTTAATGCTTATCGCGGCGAGAACCATCTTGGAGAGATCGTGGACTTTGCCGAGCTACTTGGGCTGGTTAATTTAGTCCCCGGTGTGGAGCGCATTCGGTATACCACGTCCCACCCCGTGGAATTTAGCGACGCGTTAATAGAAGCTTACCGCGATATTCCCGCGCTGGTTGACCATCTTCACCTGCCCGTGCAAAGCGGCTCAGATCGCATTTTAATGGCGATGAAGCGAGGCCATACCGCGATAGAATACAAGTCTAAGATACGCGCACTGCGGAAGATTCGTCCTAACATATCGTTATCTTCAGACTTCATCATTGGGTTCCCAGGGGAGACGGAGCAAGATTTCCACGCCACGATGAAGCTCATAGAAGAAGTGGGGTTCGATACATCCTTCAGCTTTATATACAGTGCAAGACCCGGTACTCCAGCGTCTGATCTGCAGGACGAGACACCGGAGGACGTTAAAAAGAAACGATTGCATCTCCTACAAAGCCGTATCAATCAGCAAGCGATGGAAATAAGTCGGCGTATGGTCGGAACGACTCAACGGATTCTCGTGACCGGCGTATCGAAGAAAGATCCTGGCCGGCTAGCTGGACGAACTGAAAACAACCGTGTGGTCAACTTTACCAGCCTTGACCACGATTTAATCGGCGAGTTCGCGACAGTCGATATTGTCGACGCGCTGCCAAACTCGCTTCACGGCGTGCTTGTGAGTTGA
- a CDS encoding PhoH family protein: MDIDPIPPEPDSREDIVSSSFTLEPENAKHVALLCGHLNTHFKLIEDRLRVSISNRGNQIKIGGPAAACESGERLIRKLYVDVTKGIRLSPEAIHLQLQQADLELLKGQEETNESVLIKSIKTKRGTVKPRGHSQISYVKDIQRYDLNFGVGPAGTGKTYLAVACAVQALLDEDVKRILLVRPAVEAGERLGFLPGDLTQKVDPYLRPLYDALYEMLGFETVGKYIERNIIEVAPLAFMRGRTLNNAFIILDEAQNTTREQMKMFLTRLGFGSTAVITGDATQIDLPRGQPSGLVHATQVLDGVDGVSFTWFNKKDVVRHPLVQRVVNAYEEHDAIMGNNAQEQR, from the coding sequence TTGGACATTGACCCGATACCTCCCGAGCCCGACAGTCGGGAGGACATAGTATCCTCCTCTTTCACGCTTGAACCTGAGAACGCGAAGCATGTTGCACTGCTTTGCGGGCACCTCAACACCCATTTCAAACTGATCGAAGATCGTCTTCGCGTTTCGATTAGCAATCGCGGAAACCAGATAAAGATCGGCGGCCCTGCTGCTGCGTGCGAGTCTGGGGAACGCCTCATTAGAAAACTCTACGTCGATGTCACTAAGGGTATTCGCTTGAGCCCAGAGGCCATTCACCTGCAGTTACAACAGGCTGATCTCGAGTTGCTAAAAGGTCAGGAAGAGACCAATGAGTCTGTTCTGATAAAAAGCATAAAGACCAAGCGCGGCACGGTTAAGCCGCGCGGTCACAGTCAGATCAGTTACGTTAAAGACATACAGCGCTACGATTTGAATTTCGGTGTCGGTCCTGCAGGAACAGGTAAAACATACCTAGCTGTAGCTTGTGCCGTGCAGGCGCTTCTTGATGAAGACGTGAAGCGTATTCTGCTTGTTCGCCCCGCAGTGGAAGCAGGTGAACGTTTGGGCTTTTTACCCGGCGACCTGACGCAAAAGGTCGATCCCTACCTGCGACCGCTCTACGACGCACTCTACGAGATGCTCGGTTTCGAAACGGTCGGTAAGTACATCGAGCGAAATATTATCGAAGTGGCGCCACTGGCGTTTATGCGCGGCCGCACGCTCAACAACGCCTTTATCATTCTCGATGAGGCACAAAATACCACTCGCGAGCAAATGAAGATGTTTCTGACTCGCTTGGGTTTCGGGTCAACAGCGGTCATTACCGGAGACGCAACCCAAATTGATCTACCCCGCGGCCAACCCTCCGGCTTGGTTCATGCAACGCAGGTTCTAGATGGCGTCGATGGTGTCTCCTTTACCTGGTTCAATAAAAAAGATGTGGTCCGCCATCCCTTGGTTCAGCGCGTCGTTAACGCTTACGAAGAGCACGATGCAATCATGGGAAACAACGCTCAGGAGCAGCGCTAA
- the ybeY gene encoding rRNA maturation RNase YbeY, with the protein MKLSVHLDCNHNEAPEQQAFEKWVATALSGDHVHWRSTEAAEVSIQVVDTDEMIRFNHQYRGKNTDTNVLSFPVDSEMQQRTGLLGDLIICGEVVAREAREQSKLTQHHWAHMTIHGTLHLLGYDHIADEDADVMEALEIGYLAQLSIPNPYTSSETNI; encoded by the coding sequence ATGAAGCTCTCTGTACATCTCGACTGCAACCATAACGAGGCGCCAGAGCAACAAGCATTCGAAAAGTGGGTCGCTACCGCACTGTCGGGCGATCACGTTCATTGGCGATCTACAGAGGCAGCTGAAGTCAGTATTCAAGTGGTCGATACCGATGAGATGATCCGCTTTAATCACCAGTACCGGGGTAAAAATACAGACACTAACGTTCTGTCGTTTCCTGTTGATTCGGAAATGCAACAAAGAACAGGCTTACTCGGTGACCTGATTATTTGTGGTGAGGTTGTCGCTCGTGAAGCGCGCGAGCAGTCAAAGTTGACGCAGCATCATTGGGCGCACATGACGATTCATGGAACCCTCCACTTATTGGGCTACGACCACATCGCGGATGAAGACGCCGACGTGATGGAGGCGCTTGAAATAGGCTATCTGGCACAGCTATCAATTCCCAACCCCTACACCTCTTCTGAAACCAACATCTGA
- a CDS encoding HlyC/CorC family transporter, giving the protein MNSNDTRNNETEERSWLDRLTQMVTGTPYTRADLEGLLQLAVDNEVIDDDARNIMEGALTVGEMQARDAMIPRAQMIVIREGATLDEVLPQIIHTGHSRYPVVGEGTDDVQGILLAKDLLPFVLNPNTEFDIAALLRPAVIVPESKRLNVLLREFRQARNHMAIVIDEYGGVAGLVTIEDVLEEIVGEIEDETDSDEEVQIRKLTEDSFFVQALTPVEEFNEAFGVDFSDEEFDTIGGLVLQAFGRLPTRNETVTFEGLEFRVINADQRKLNSLRVTLMNER; this is encoded by the coding sequence ATGAATAGTAACGACACACGTAATAACGAAACTGAAGAGCGCTCCTGGCTGGATCGATTGACTCAGATGGTCACGGGGACTCCCTACACGCGCGCTGACCTAGAAGGGTTGCTGCAATTAGCCGTGGACAACGAAGTTATCGATGATGATGCGCGAAATATTATGGAAGGCGCTCTCACTGTCGGGGAGATGCAAGCCCGAGACGCGATGATTCCGCGGGCACAAATGATTGTTATTCGCGAAGGTGCAACCCTCGATGAAGTGTTGCCACAAATTATTCATACGGGCCACTCACGCTACCCCGTAGTGGGTGAAGGAACCGACGATGTGCAGGGAATCCTCCTCGCCAAAGACTTATTACCGTTCGTACTAAACCCCAACACTGAGTTTGATATTGCGGCGCTGCTTCGCCCGGCCGTAATTGTTCCGGAGAGCAAGCGACTAAATGTACTGCTCAGAGAGTTTCGTCAGGCACGTAACCACATGGCCATCGTTATCGATGAATACGGTGGCGTCGCTGGGCTTGTCACCATTGAAGACGTGCTCGAAGAGATCGTTGGTGAAATTGAGGATGAGACCGACTCAGATGAAGAGGTTCAAATTCGCAAGCTCACTGAGGATAGTTTTTTTGTCCAAGCCTTAACCCCTGTAGAGGAGTTTAATGAGGCATTTGGTGTCGATTTCAGTGACGAGGAGTTCGACACTATTGGTGGCCTCGTTCTTCAAGCCTTTGGTCGCCTACCTACGCGCAACGAAACCGTAACCTTTGAAGGCCTTGAGTTTCGCGTCATTAACGCAGATCAGCGCAAACTGAACAGTCTGCGCGTGACCCTAATGAACGAGCGTTAA
- the lnt gene encoding apolipoprotein N-acyltransferase translates to MRWSKVQRATYSLTAGLIFTLGLAPFDLKIASLLSLAMLYGALVNQTAKEGALMGWLYGAGFFGAGVSWVFVSIHVYGGAPTSLALLLTFIFCGGLAVLPAVQAAIFCHLQPKNVVQRGLFFAGLWVTFEWIRTWLLTGFPWLFAGYASIDTPLAGWAPVVGVLGVSLLIALSAAGLAEIYLTQARRTAFIWLSWSFSLLLVGALLEQINWTTRTGNKAEAVVYQPNTSLSDKWDPNNTQAILEDYLTHAQLHTPDTDLLIWPEGALPFYLDQAPNYIARLNQLGEINDASIVLGVATREGSQRFNSIVTLGNAADEYRKQKLVPFGEFVPLESQLRGLIDFFDLPMSNFSRGSKDQGSLMTGIGELAPFICYEVVYPDFVAKRSRTSQILVTISNDAWFGTSHGPHQHFQMVRFRSLELQKPTIRGANNGITAVVLPSGEVDKALPQFEKGNLILSVEPHEGLTPFARWGSGPVILLSLLLLLPSITSVAASVARKIGIKAQR, encoded by the coding sequence GTGCGCTGGAGTAAAGTACAGCGCGCAACCTACAGCCTCACAGCGGGGCTGATTTTCACGTTGGGTCTTGCGCCCTTTGACCTCAAAATAGCTTCCCTGCTCAGCCTCGCCATGCTTTACGGGGCCCTGGTTAATCAAACGGCCAAGGAAGGCGCATTAATGGGGTGGCTGTACGGCGCTGGGTTCTTTGGTGCGGGCGTGTCTTGGGTTTTTGTAAGCATTCATGTTTACGGCGGTGCACCGACCTCACTCGCCTTACTACTGACCTTTATCTTCTGCGGCGGACTCGCCGTACTACCAGCCGTACAGGCTGCTATTTTCTGCCACTTACAGCCGAAGAACGTCGTTCAACGAGGTCTCTTTTTTGCCGGCTTATGGGTTACCTTTGAGTGGATCAGAACCTGGCTCTTAACCGGCTTTCCTTGGCTATTTGCTGGCTATGCCAGCATCGATACGCCACTCGCAGGATGGGCTCCTGTTGTAGGTGTATTGGGTGTTTCCTTACTCATTGCGCTCAGTGCTGCAGGCTTAGCCGAAATCTATTTAACGCAGGCTCGACGCACAGCCTTCATCTGGCTTTCTTGGTCTTTCTCGCTCTTGCTCGTTGGCGCGCTACTTGAGCAAATAAACTGGACAACCCGTACTGGCAATAAGGCGGAGGCTGTCGTTTACCAGCCTAACACCTCACTATCCGATAAGTGGGACCCCAACAATACTCAGGCAATTCTCGAGGATTACCTGACACATGCCCAACTTCACACTCCCGACACAGATTTACTTATTTGGCCAGAAGGCGCGTTGCCCTTCTACTTGGATCAAGCGCCGAATTACATCGCTCGTCTGAATCAGCTCGGTGAAATCAATGACGCGTCCATTGTTCTGGGCGTTGCAACCCGTGAGGGATCGCAGCGCTTTAACAGCATCGTGACGCTTGGCAATGCGGCGGATGAATATCGAAAGCAAAAACTCGTCCCATTTGGTGAGTTTGTGCCCCTCGAATCCCAACTGAGAGGGCTTATCGACTTTTTTGATCTACCAATGTCTAATTTTTCACGTGGCAGCAAAGACCAAGGTAGTCTGATGACGGGCATCGGTGAACTCGCGCCCTTTATCTGTTACGAAGTGGTCTATCCTGACTTTGTTGCAAAGCGGTCGAGGACCAGTCAAATACTTGTCACCATCTCCAACGACGCTTGGTTTGGAACCAGCCATGGACCTCATCAACATTTTCAAATGGTCCGCTTCCGCTCACTTGAGCTGCAGAAACCAACAATACGCGGTGCCAACAACGGAATCACTGCCGTCGTCTTGCCCTCGGGCGAAGTAGATAAGGCACTCCCACAGTTCGAGAAAGGCAATCTGATTCTGAGCGTTGAGCCGCACGAGGGCCTTACCCCGTTTGCTCGCTGGGGGAGCGGTCCTGTAATCCTATTAAGTCTTTTGCTTTTACTGCCTAGCATCACGAGTGTCGCAGCAAGCGTTGCCAGAAAAATTGGCATAAAAGCTCAGCGCTAA
- the leuS gene encoding leucine--tRNA ligase, which produces MNPSEYQPEILETEIQSSWLTEKAFSVDVDTSRDKFYCLAMFPYPSGKLHMGHVRNYTIADVIARYQRMMGKNVLQPMGWDAFGLPAENAAIQKKVAPAAWTKSNIAEMRRQLQRLGFAYDWDRELATCTPEYYRWEQWFFTRLYEKGLVYKKMATVNWDPVDQTVLANEQVIDGRGWRSGAEVERREIPQWFIRITDYAEELLDNLDKLEGWPEPVRLMQRNWIGKSRGVELSFELDTPIAGLDKIDVYTTRPDTLFGVSYVSLAAEHPISLALGKDNPALATFIGDCKKASVAAADMARAEKLGMDTGIRASHPLTGEAIPVWIANYVLMDYGSGAVMAVPAHDERDWEFARQYALPLISVINDEGGQPADVTTAAYIERGTLTNSGTYDGLAFEDAFEKIASALEEKSLGKVTTQYRLRDWGVSRQRYWGTPIPMLNLEGGGEVPIPADRLPSLLPEDVVMDGVASPIKTDPNWRKFEIDGATCERETDTFDTFMQSSWYYARFTCPDYDQGMLDSDAANYWLPVDQYVGGIEHAILHLLYARFFHKLMRDEGLLSSDEPFERLLTQGMVLKDGAKMSKSKGNTVDPQELIDRYGADTVRLFSMFAAPPEQSLEWSDAGVDGSHRFLKRLWRLVQEAESGAAQTLEAATLDKAQKALRRKTHETIAKVSDDYGRRQTFNTAVAAVMELCNEVSRHDGRSAEDAIVIHEALSSAVLLLAPIVPHISQALYQTLTGEHLLDATWPVVDESALTRDEIDIVVQVNGKVRAKIAVAADADKDAVQEIALAHENVQRFIEGVSIRKIIVVPGKLVNVVAN; this is translated from the coding sequence ATGAATCCAAGCGAATACCAACCAGAGATCCTCGAGACCGAGATTCAGTCATCGTGGCTGACCGAAAAAGCCTTTTCAGTAGACGTCGACACGAGTCGTGACAAGTTTTACTGCTTAGCTATGTTTCCCTACCCCAGTGGGAAACTCCACATGGGGCACGTACGCAATTACACGATTGCTGATGTAATTGCGCGCTATCAGCGCATGATGGGGAAGAACGTGCTGCAGCCCATGGGTTGGGATGCATTTGGACTGCCCGCCGAAAACGCAGCGATCCAAAAAAAGGTCGCACCGGCCGCCTGGACCAAGAGCAACATCGCAGAGATGCGACGGCAACTTCAGCGGCTGGGTTTCGCCTACGATTGGGACCGTGAATTAGCCACGTGTACGCCCGAATACTATCGGTGGGAACAATGGTTTTTCACACGACTTTATGAAAAGGGTCTCGTCTACAAGAAAATGGCCACGGTCAACTGGGATCCTGTCGATCAAACAGTGCTTGCAAACGAGCAAGTGATCGACGGTCGCGGATGGCGATCAGGCGCCGAGGTTGAGCGCAGAGAGATCCCCCAATGGTTTATTCGCATCACCGATTACGCTGAAGAATTATTGGATAACCTAGACAAGCTGGAGGGTTGGCCTGAGCCAGTTCGACTCATGCAACGCAACTGGATTGGCAAGAGTCGCGGGGTCGAGTTGAGCTTCGAGCTCGATACGCCCATTGCAGGGCTGGATAAGATCGACGTCTACACAACCCGCCCCGACACCCTCTTTGGCGTGAGTTATGTCAGCCTTGCAGCGGAGCACCCCATCAGCCTTGCGCTTGGTAAAGATAATCCGGCACTTGCGACCTTTATTGGTGACTGCAAGAAAGCCTCTGTTGCCGCAGCTGATATGGCGCGGGCAGAAAAGCTCGGTATGGATACGGGAATACGTGCGAGCCACCCTCTGACTGGGGAAGCGATCCCTGTCTGGATCGCAAACTATGTATTGATGGACTACGGCTCGGGCGCCGTCATGGCTGTTCCAGCGCATGATGAGCGAGACTGGGAATTCGCTCGGCAATACGCGTTACCGCTTATTAGCGTGATCAATGACGAGGGCGGACAACCTGCTGATGTAACGACCGCGGCCTATATTGAGCGCGGAACACTGACGAATTCGGGCACTTACGATGGCCTCGCCTTCGAAGACGCCTTCGAAAAAATAGCCAGCGCACTCGAAGAAAAGTCATTGGGCAAAGTGACCACACAATATCGTTTACGTGATTGGGGTGTGTCTCGACAACGTTATTGGGGCACGCCGATCCCCATGTTGAATCTCGAGGGCGGGGGTGAGGTACCCATTCCTGCGGACCGGCTGCCCTCGCTTCTCCCGGAGGATGTCGTCATGGATGGCGTGGCGTCACCCATAAAGACCGATCCCAACTGGCGTAAATTTGAGATCGACGGCGCCACATGCGAGCGTGAGACCGACACGTTCGATACCTTTATGCAGTCATCCTGGTACTACGCGCGATTTACCTGCCCTGACTATGATCAAGGAATGCTGGACTCGGACGCCGCGAATTACTGGCTTCCCGTCGATCAGTATGTCGGCGGTATTGAGCACGCGATATTGCACCTTCTTTACGCTCGCTTCTTCCACAAGCTTATGCGCGATGAAGGGCTGCTCAGCTCTGACGAGCCCTTCGAGCGTTTGTTAACACAAGGCATGGTGCTCAAAGACGGCGCGAAGATGTCAAAATCAAAGGGAAACACCGTCGATCCCCAAGAGCTCATAGATCGCTACGGTGCAGATACCGTCAGACTATTTAGCATGTTTGCGGCGCCACCCGAGCAGTCGCTTGAGTGGTCGGATGCTGGTGTGGACGGCTCTCATCGCTTTCTCAAGCGATTATGGCGCTTAGTGCAAGAAGCAGAGTCTGGCGCCGCCCAAACTCTGGAAGCGGCGACGCTCGATAAGGCACAGAAAGCCCTGCGTCGAAAAACACACGAAACGATTGCTAAAGTCAGCGATGACTACGGACGACGACAAACGTTTAATACGGCTGTCGCTGCAGTGATGGAGCTCTGTAACGAAGTGAGCCGACACGATGGACGATCTGCCGAAGACGCGATAGTGATCCACGAGGCGTTATCTTCGGCCGTCCTGTTGTTGGCGCCGATTGTTCCGCACATTAGCCAAGCGCTTTATCAGACATTAACAGGTGAGCACCTACTTGATGCGACGTGGCCAGTGGTTGATGAGTCGGCACTGACTCGAGATGAAATAGACATCGTGGTGCAGGTGAATGGTAAGGTCAGAGCCAAAATCGCTGTTGCCGCCGATGCAGACAAAGACGCGGTGCAGGAAATAGCGTTAGCTCATGAGAATGTCCAACGCTTCATTGAGGGCGTTAGCATCAGGAAAATCATTGTTGTTCCGGGAAAGCTTGTCAATGTGGTTGCTAACTAG